In the Methanococcoides methylutens genome, one interval contains:
- the purQ gene encoding phosphoribosylformylglycinamidine synthase subunit PurQ encodes MTIAIIEFGGSNCNLDVLHVLEDVVGVDAERVWYKETDLDRFEGAIIPGGFSYGDYLRSGAIASRTPIINSVKKIADEGKPIMGICNGFQILTESGLLNGALMTNKYPKFRCEWTNLRVETTDSPFTSAFKEGEVIRIPIAHMDGNFYADEATLSTMEDEKLVTFRYVDKEGRVTDEVNPNGSQENIAGILNGKRNVMGLMPHPERAAESILGSNDGLRMFQSMVEYINNR; translated from the coding sequence ATGACAATAGCCATCATTGAGTTTGGTGGAAGTAATTGTAATCTTGATGTTCTGCACGTACTGGAAGATGTTGTTGGTGTAGATGCAGAACGTGTATGGTACAAGGAAACAGACCTTGACAGGTTCGAAGGTGCGATTATCCCCGGAGGATTCTCTTACGGTGACTACCTGCGCTCAGGTGCTATCGCATCACGCACACCCATCATTAATTCCGTAAAAAAGATAGCAGATGAGGGTAAGCCCATCATGGGAATTTGCAACGGTTTCCAGATACTGACCGAATCAGGACTCCTCAATGGTGCCCTGATGACCAACAAATATCCGAAATTCAGATGCGAATGGACAAATCTGCGAGTTGAGACCACAGACTCACCATTTACTTCCGCTTTCAAGGAAGGAGAGGTCATCCGCATACCCATCGCTCATATGGATGGTAACTTCTATGCTGATGAAGCAACCCTTTCAACCATGGAAGATGAAAAGCTTGTAACCTTCAGGTATGTTGACAAAGAAGGCCGTGTGACCGATGAGGTAAACCCTAACGGTTCACAGGAGAACATTGCAGGCATACTGAACGGAAAAAGGAATGTAATGGGCCTTATGCCTCATCCGGAAAGAGCAGCTGAATCAATCCTCGGCTCCAATGATGGTCTAAGAATGTTCCAGTCAATGGTAGAGTATATTAACAACAGGTAA
- the purS gene encoding phosphoribosylformylglycinamidine synthase subunit PurS, producing the protein MQYRAEVTIELKPGMLDPEGTTIKRALEHLGYHTNELRTSKRYIIDLEEESAEMAEKKVDEMCQKLIANPIIHNYTIDMREA; encoded by the coding sequence ATGCAATATCGTGCAGAAGTAACAATCGAGCTTAAACCGGGAATGCTCGACCCGGAAGGTACCACCATCAAAAGGGCATTGGAACACCTTGGATACCACACAAACGAACTGAGGACATCAAAGAGATACATCATTGACCTTGAGGAAGAATCCGCTGAAATGGCAGAGAAGAAGGTAGATGAGATGTGCCAGAAGCTTATCGCAAACCCGATCATCCACAATTATACCATAGACATGAGGGAAGCTTAA
- a CDS encoding CDP-alcohol phosphatidyltransferase family protein codes for MPLAKNIPISPNILTIIGLLISGIAALEFAIGELIMGAAFIMLSGIFDVLDGAVARASGNITPFGGVLDSVCDRYADAIIFAGIIYGSVNGSIHQATLLQAPLWLWCVLALIGSYMVSYTRARAEAAGSTSMNVGVAERSERLIILILGAITGYILIAVAIIAVLAHFTLVQRIWNAKQTL; via the coding sequence TTGCCGCTTGCAAAGAACATTCCGATCTCGCCAAATATCCTAACCATCATAGGACTGCTTATCAGTGGCATTGCAGCCCTTGAGTTTGCCATAGGTGAACTTATCATGGGTGCGGCCTTCATTATGCTAAGTGGTATCTTTGATGTTCTTGATGGCGCAGTTGCAAGGGCTTCAGGCAACATAACACCATTTGGAGGCGTATTGGACTCGGTATGTGACAGATATGCAGATGCTATCATTTTTGCAGGCATCATTTACGGCTCCGTTAATGGAAGCATCCATCAGGCTACCTTGCTGCAGGCACCATTGTGGCTATGGTGCGTTCTCGCATTGATCGGCTCATACATGGTCAGTTACACACGCGCAAGAGCAGAGGCCGCAGGATCCACTTCGATGAACGTGGGAGTTGCAGAGAGGTCTGAAAGACTTATTATACTTATACTGGGTGCTATCACAGGATATATTTTAATTGCAGTAGCAATTATAGCAGTACTTGCACACTTCACTCTTGTACAAAGAATATGGAATGCAAAACAAACATTGTAA
- a CDS encoding tetratricopeptide repeat protein, with protein MEEKERTIEALFNLGFHAEYPEEKVEYYSAILESDSRNPHLWNEEALALVWTNTGIAYCDLSEYKKAVYCFEKALELDPRNPDIWYNKGIAHSYLGYHKESIESYTKALEINPKYDNAWINKGMLHDILGEYDEAIRSYEHVHVTMELDPKYALTWNKKGVAYSHLGKYDEAITCFAKVLNVDPEYEEAKNNMANAMNKLKNVTEHDL; from the coding sequence ATGGAAGAGAAGGAAAGAACAATAGAAGCACTGTTCAATCTTGGCTTCCATGCAGAATATCCGGAAGAAAAAGTAGAGTACTATTCTGCAATTCTTGAATCTGATTCCAGAAATCCTCATTTGTGGAATGAAGAAGCTTTGGCACTTGTGTGGACAAATACCGGGATCGCTTACTGTGACCTCAGCGAATATAAGAAAGCTGTTTACTGTTTTGAAAAAGCATTAGAACTTGATCCCCGTAATCCAGATATATGGTACAACAAAGGAATTGCACATTCCTACCTCGGTTACCATAAAGAATCGATAGAATCCTATACAAAAGCCCTCGAGATCAACCCTAAATACGATAATGCATGGATAAACAAAGGAATGCTCCATGACATATTAGGAGAGTATGATGAGGCCATCAGAAGCTATGAGCATGTTCATGTTACAATGGAACTTGATCCAAAATATGCCCTTACATGGAATAAGAAAGGCGTTGCATATTCCCACCTTGGCAAGTATGATGAAGCCATTACCTGCTTTGCAAAAGTTCTCAATGTGGACCCGGAATATGAAGAAGCGAAGAACAATATGGCAAATGCAATGAATAAGCTCAAGAACGTTACTGAACACGATTTATAA
- a CDS encoding MMPL family transporter, with protein sequence MYRIYLKDRRKKKGHTPVEAMREASKKTGKAIITSGLTTLFGFSALIAPPFSMNSNFGIVTVINVALALLVISIAFPQYSSTLTPGETEDMEHNS encoded by the coding sequence ATGTATCGGATATATTTAAAAGATCGAAGAAAAAAGAAAGGACACACTCCCGTAGAAGCTATGCGTGAGGCAAGTAAGAAGACCGGAAAAGCGATCATTACCTCAGGCCTGACAACGCTCTTTGGATTTTCAGCATTGATAGCCCCCCCATTCTCGATGAACAGTAACTTTGGCATTGTCACTGTGATCAACGTTGCACTTGCACTCCTTGTCATATCCATCGCATTCCCCCAGTACTCGTCTACATTGACACCTGGAGAGACAGAAGACATGGAACACAATTCATAA
- a CDS encoding asparagine synthase-related protein, whose protein sequence is MGRIAGYFNTGKGIDSSAILSEMEKRGCYDALIYTKDEVLVSPSVSEVPDISSDGSMITFFDPAMTSSTPPSMIDLSSPVKDVITICDVDLYNREDLSDNYEKAVADAISNDADLLALFIHNLLKKAYNDKLNELEVLSFLDTSLRQLRGVYAFACKAYGKVYLGRDLIGVKPLWYDLSSGLAFASEKKFLENAGYMDVKELSPRQLLCYDLEENTIMVHGREFLSEPVEVGGSEDDVRDELLKLLIDAVSVRVPDEDFGVMFSAGIDSTILASICKDVAEAKGVSVTCYSVGLSGETSSPDVICAKRIAGELGFKLKVHEIDLGTVEEYLKVVVPLIEDASVPKTGVAMTMYAASVAAKKDGINVLFAGAGADELFAGYNRYKRSGNINLDCRKDILEMHEVNTYRDDTVASFTGITLRLPYLDEGFVEYSLSIPEKFKMCDGMNKVVLRRVGEELGLPEMITKRSKKAAQYGSRFDKALAKLSKKAGFSKKTDYINSFEGE, encoded by the coding sequence ATGGGCAGGATAGCAGGTTATTTTAACACAGGAAAAGGGATCGATTCCAGTGCTATTTTAAGTGAGATGGAAAAGCGCGGATGCTATGATGCGCTCATCTACACAAAAGATGAAGTCCTTGTTTCCCCATCCGTATCTGAGGTCCCTGATATCTCTTCTGATGGTTCCATGATAACTTTCTTTGATCCTGCAATGACTTCCTCGACTCCTCCTTCAATGATAGATCTTTCATCACCTGTGAAGGATGTTATAACTATTTGTGATGTTGATCTTTATAACAGGGAAGACCTATCTGATAATTATGAAAAGGCTGTTGCTGATGCTATCAGTAATGATGCTGATCTTCTTGCTTTGTTCATTCATAATTTGCTTAAAAAAGCATATAATGATAAGTTAAATGAATTGGAGGTCCTATCTTTTCTTGACACATCACTTCGTCAGCTACGTGGTGTTTATGCATTTGCCTGTAAGGCATATGGGAAAGTCTATCTCGGCAGGGATCTCATAGGTGTTAAACCTCTTTGGTATGATCTTTCCAGTGGGCTTGCTTTTGCCTCTGAGAAAAAATTCCTTGAAAATGCAGGTTACATGGATGTAAAGGAACTTTCTCCCCGGCAATTATTATGCTATGATCTCGAGGAAAACACAATTATGGTGCATGGTCGTGAATTCCTTTCCGAGCCAGTTGAGGTTGGGGGGTCGGAGGATGATGTTCGCGACGAATTACTAAAATTACTGATAGATGCAGTTTCAGTACGTGTTCCTGATGAGGACTTTGGTGTTATGTTCTCGGCAGGGATCGATTCTACTATCCTGGCTTCCATCTGCAAGGATGTAGCCGAAGCAAAAGGTGTTTCTGTGACCTGTTATTCTGTTGGACTCTCCGGTGAGACTTCCTCACCGGATGTCATCTGTGCTAAAAGGATAGCCGGAGAACTTGGATTTAAACTGAAGGTCCATGAGATCGACCTTGGCACAGTTGAAGAATACCTTAAGGTAGTAGTACCTCTGATCGAGGATGCCAGTGTCCCAAAGACCGGTGTTGCCATGACCATGTATGCTGCGAGTGTTGCAGCGAAGAAGGATGGCATCAATGTCCTTTTTGCAGGTGCCGGCGCAGATGAGCTCTTTGCTGGATACAACCGCTACAAACGATCCGGGAATATTAATCTGGATTGTCGGAAGGATATTCTTGAGATGCATGAGGTTAATACATACAGGGATGACACTGTTGCTTCGTTTACAGGGATAACCCTGCGTCTTCCATATCTTGATGAGGGGTTCGTAGAGTATTCCCTGTCTATCCCGGAAAAGTTCAAAATGTGTGATGGCATGAACAAAGTGGTCCTACGCAGGGTCGGCGAGGAACTCGGGCTTCCGGAGATGATCACAAAGCGCAGCAAGAAGGCTGCCCAATATGGAAGCCGCTTTGACAAAGCGTTGGCAAAATTATCAAAGAAAGCAGGTTTTAGCAAAAAGACCGATTATATCAATAGTTTTGAAGGAGAATGA
- a CDS encoding diphthine--ammonia ligase: MKLGVLFSSGKDSNYALHIMQERGYSIECLITIKSRNPDSYMFHTPNIDLARLQAEAMGLPLLETFTQGEKELELEDLKNAIIQAQDEYGIEGIVTGALYSNYQKDRIEKICNELGLESFSPLWHIDQEQEMRELLEKGFEFIFSSIAAYGLNSNWVGKIIFSSDVDKLVKLNEKIGLNIAGEGGEFESFVTDAPMFTKKIKINKFRLVERDEYTANVVIEDAELVDKNNE, encoded by the coding sequence GTGAAACTGGGTGTTCTTTTTAGTTCAGGAAAAGATTCGAACTATGCATTGCATATTATGCAGGAGAGGGGTTATTCTATCGAATGCCTGATCACTATCAAGAGCAGGAATCCTGATTCATATATGTTCCATACTCCCAATATCGATCTTGCACGACTGCAGGCCGAAGCTATGGGATTGCCTTTATTGGAAACCTTCACTCAGGGTGAGAAGGAACTTGAGCTTGAAGATCTTAAGAATGCGATCATACAGGCTCAGGATGAATATGGAATTGAGGGTATTGTGACCGGTGCACTATATTCCAATTACCAGAAGGACCGGATAGAGAAGATCTGCAATGAACTTGGTCTTGAGTCATTCTCTCCATTATGGCACATCGATCAGGAGCAGGAAATGAGAGAGCTGCTGGAAAAGGGATTTGAGTTCATCTTCAGTAGTATTGCAGCATATGGTCTGAACAGCAACTGGGTTGGTAAGATCATATTTAGCAGTGATGTGGATAAGCTTGTGAAGCTCAATGAGAAGATCGGTCTGAACATTGCAGGTGAGGGTGGCGAGTTTGAGAGCTTTGTTACCGATGCTCCGATGTTCACGAAAAAGATAAAGATAAATAAGTTCAGACTTGTCGAACGTGATGAGTATACTGCAAATGTTGTGATTGAGGATGCAGAACTTGTAGATAAGAATAATGAATGA
- a CDS encoding RAD55 family ATPase: MRFIDTIQGLDDIFENDIPKGSVVLITGPPGSLKSGLTFSIISKYLEKSSEFGIYVTLEQNKRSHLENMKSMGIELSENLTISDFTDYRLQYDEFSGDLLNLIETNIVQYKHKLGDKFTCLTLDSLGALYSLMDVEPRLMRKRLYHLLEPLRRENLTTFLILEMADPNGPNHDFEGYLADGIIELGVHTKDDSTNRFIRVKKMRASAHSMDPYILTVSDDGLQIYRGTIF; this comes from the coding sequence GTGAGATTTATAGATACAATTCAAGGCCTTGATGACATATTTGAAAACGACATACCAAAAGGAAGTGTAGTTCTAATAACTGGCCCACCAGGAAGCCTCAAATCAGGACTAACCTTCTCTATAATTTCCAAATATCTTGAGAAAAGCAGTGAATTTGGAATATACGTAACCCTTGAACAAAATAAGCGAAGCCACCTTGAGAATATGAAAAGTATGGGAATAGAACTTTCGGAAAATCTAACCATATCAGACTTTACTGATTACAGACTCCAGTATGATGAATTTTCAGGAGATCTGTTAAACCTTATAGAAACAAATATCGTTCAGTACAAGCATAAATTGGGAGATAAATTTACTTGTTTAACACTGGATTCACTGGGAGCACTTTACTCCCTGATGGATGTCGAACCACGCCTTATGAGAAAAAGGCTCTATCACCTATTAGAACCACTAAGAAGAGAGAACCTGACTACGTTCCTGATCCTGGAAATGGCTGATCCAAATGGACCTAACCATGACTTCGAGGGTTATCTTGCAGATGGGATAATCGAACTGGGAGTTCATACAAAAGATGATAGTACAAATCGCTTCATAAGAGTTAAAAAAATGCGTGCATCCGCCCATAGTATGGACCCATATATCCTCACAGTTTCAGACGATGGACTGCAAATATACAGAGGAACTATTTTCTGA